One window of the Lycorma delicatula isolate Av1 chromosome 3, ASM4794821v1, whole genome shotgun sequence genome contains the following:
- the LOC142321297 gene encoding aryl hydrocarbon receptor nuclear translocator homolog, with protein MEFISRHSIDGKFTFVDQRVMALLGYTPPELLGKSCFEFFHPEDQTHMKESFEQVLKLKGQVMSVMYRFRAKSREWVWLRTSAFAFLNPYTDEVEYIVCTNTTAKSLHSPGPGGPTESGGDTGTPAGDGVSYQPGIDYSLPQRRDVYSHMPQHIHSGNAQRPASTQNVYSGYEPNTSPISYNSPTQAGIPRISKTTTSPTPAQTAWTLRQVTALAPLLIFFSS; from the exons ATGG aatttatttcacGTCATTCTATAGATGGCAAATTCACATTTGTTGACCAGCGAGTAATGGCACTGCTTGGTTATACACCTCCTGAATTACTTGGCAAGTCCTGTTTTGAGTTCTTCCACCCAGAGGATCAAACCCATATGAAGGAGAGCTTTGAACAGG tattaaaactaAAAGGCCAAGTCATGTCAGTGATGTATCGATTCCGTGCTAAAAGTCGAGAATGGGTTTGGTTACGAACATCAGCCTTTGCCTTCCTCAATCCTTATACTGATGAAGTAGAATATATTGTCTGCACTAATACAACTGCaaa GTCATTGCACTCACCAGGTCCTGGAGGCCCTACAGAAAGCGGGGGTGATACCGGTACACCAGCTGGTGATGGGGTATCATATCAACCTGGCATAGATTATAGTCTCCCTCAACGGCGAGATGTATATTCTCATATGCCTCAACATATACATAGCGGTAATGCACAACGTCCTGCCAGCACACAGAATGTGTACAGTGGGTACGAGCCGAACACATCTCCAATCAGCTACAACTCACCAACACAGGCCGGTATTCCCCGCATCTCTAAAACTACCACTTCCCCCACACCTGCACAGACCGCATGGACTTTAAGACAGGTTACTGCTTTAGCaccacttttgatttttttttcatcttaa